In the Deinococcus ficus genome, one interval contains:
- a CDS encoding S-layer homology domain-containing protein — protein MKKGLLILTAALTFGSMAAAQTTATSSAPQVPALTDVPAGHWAKDAIDKLVSRGIILGYPDGTFRGTQNLTRYEAAVIIARLLDQMRSGEVAVDGLDQEVLTALQNAVQELAADLAALGVRVTDLEENMVSKEDFARLEERVNALGAVEGDPTALQGITDQLAALNTSVDELTANYDTLRADVDDNASNIAALNDLTVLLNQDILDLQDRVSAVEAAQSDFVLRADFDNLTNRVAGIDTRVTNLEKAPKFSVSGGFSGTFGRLNLVQGTVGFDVDRLTANTPQSASNGGFRDGDVTTVDTGKDYNTGSLTFGVKASQLGTIGGVVTVNDAYLNFGVGNFWDINAGDVYVTLDSAGVSGTLAGQKFSADYSAYSSNFKFQDYLFNNSDDNETRRGIVFNLAAASLPGAPDLTVVLGNTNSPYMTNGLDSANYYGVRMAYKPAAGTFGVSAAIVEGNRTGFGTDFNVKFGVLNLKGEGVLSFPNTGRLATLGQFPNIQTDADAAGYLEARADLGIVKFGANARAINPAFAPSDSAFTVGLPQDNTPANAGMSDTPYLAVNGVNTLPYVPNQIGFGAALGTTVGPVALGAYGDTRTDWWGNGRITGFGVKAGAQISALQLVAFYNNLTINGVAADGANSAYTGSSQYIGATGVGMGISAVPFTMTSSFGAQVSHSGTAANALVKNLNLTLGDVYFTVSKTNRFYVYGDYSATLGGFTVAPMFHYSILTNTDTTAYAQNQNTVKYGIKLASPELTSVPFSPSMYLNVANRITNADTAFGVQPSGTKTELLGQVGISLNNVVVPGASVKLGYAYYQGFGVNSSNGGIAPVMIGSANNAFNAASPYLYGSNATGNDSAKMDGVYTQIGWNGLTANYGVFRYYDLNAPAANGAPTSVAQGFKVGYTFKF, from the coding sequence ATGAAGAAAGGCTTGCTCATCCTCACCGCCGCGCTGACCTTCGGCAGCATGGCCGCCGCGCAGACCACGGCGACCTCCAGCGCTCCCCAGGTTCCCGCGCTGACCGACGTTCCCGCCGGTCACTGGGCCAAGGACGCCATCGACAAGCTCGTCAGCCGCGGCATCATCCTCGGCTACCCCGATGGCACCTTCCGCGGCACGCAGAACCTCACCCGCTACGAAGCGGCCGTGATCATCGCCCGCCTGCTCGACCAGATGCGCAGCGGCGAAGTCGCCGTTGACGGCCTCGACCAGGAAGTCCTGACCGCCCTGCAGAACGCCGTGCAGGAACTCGCCGCTGACCTCGCCGCCCTCGGCGTGCGCGTCACCGACCTCGAAGAGAACATGGTCAGCAAGGAAGACTTCGCCCGCCTCGAGGAGCGCGTCAACGCCCTCGGCGCCGTCGAAGGCGACCCCACCGCCCTCCAGGGCATCACCGACCAGCTCGCCGCCCTGAACACCAGCGTCGACGAACTGACCGCCAACTACGACACCCTCCGTGCCGACGTTGACGACAACGCCAGCAACATCGCCGCCCTGAACGACCTGACCGTCCTCCTGAACCAGGACATCCTGGACCTCCAGGACCGCGTCAGCGCCGTTGAAGCCGCCCAGAGCGACTTCGTGCTCCGCGCCGATTTCGACAACCTCACCAACCGCGTGGCCGGCATCGACACCCGCGTCACCAACCTCGAGAAGGCCCCCAAGTTCAGCGTCAGCGGCGGCTTCAGCGGCACCTTCGGCCGCCTGAACCTCGTCCAGGGCACTGTGGGCTTCGACGTGGACCGCCTCACCGCCAACACCCCCCAGTCGGCCTCCAACGGCGGCTTCCGTGACGGCGACGTCACCACCGTCGACACCGGCAAGGACTACAACACCGGCAGCCTGACCTTCGGCGTGAAGGCCAGCCAGCTCGGCACCATCGGCGGCGTCGTGACCGTCAACGACGCCTACCTGAACTTCGGCGTGGGCAACTTCTGGGACATCAACGCGGGCGACGTCTACGTCACGCTGGACAGCGCTGGCGTCAGCGGCACCCTGGCCGGCCAGAAGTTCAGCGCCGACTACAGCGCCTACAGCAGCAACTTCAAGTTCCAGGACTACCTGTTCAACAACAGCGATGACAACGAGACCCGCCGCGGCATCGTGTTCAACCTGGCTGCCGCTTCCCTCCCCGGCGCTCCCGACCTGACCGTCGTGCTGGGCAACACCAACAGCCCCTACATGACCAACGGGCTGGACAGCGCCAACTACTACGGCGTGCGCATGGCCTACAAGCCCGCTGCCGGCACCTTCGGCGTGTCCGCCGCCATCGTGGAAGGCAACCGCACCGGCTTCGGCACTGACTTCAACGTGAAGTTCGGCGTGCTGAACCTCAAGGGTGAAGGCGTCCTGAGCTTCCCCAACACGGGCCGCCTGGCGACCCTGGGCCAGTTCCCCAACATCCAGACTGACGCTGACGCGGCCGGCTACCTGGAAGCGCGCGCTGACCTGGGCATCGTCAAGTTCGGTGCGAACGCCCGCGCCATCAACCCTGCCTTCGCTCCCAGCGACAGCGCCTTCACCGTTGGCCTGCCCCAGGACAACACCCCTGCCAACGCTGGCATGAGCGACACCCCTTACCTCGCGGTCAACGGTGTCAACACCCTGCCCTACGTGCCGAACCAGATCGGCTTCGGCGCTGCCCTCGGCACCACCGTCGGCCCCGTGGCCCTCGGCGCCTACGGCGACACCCGCACCGACTGGTGGGGCAATGGCCGCATCACCGGCTTCGGCGTCAAGGCCGGCGCCCAGATCAGCGCCCTGCAGCTGGTCGCCTTCTACAACAACCTGACCATCAACGGCGTGGCCGCTGACGGTGCCAACAGCGCCTACACCGGCTCCAGCCAGTACATCGGCGCCACCGGCGTCGGCATGGGCATCTCCGCTGTCCCCTTCACCATGACCAGCAGCTTCGGCGCGCAGGTCAGCCACAGCGGCACGGCGGCCAACGCCCTGGTCAAGAACCTCAACCTGACCCTGGGTGACGTGTACTTCACCGTCAGCAAGACCAACCGCTTCTACGTCTACGGCGACTACAGCGCCACCCTCGGCGGCTTCACCGTCGCCCCCATGTTCCACTACAGCATCCTGACGAACACGGACACCACGGCCTACGCTCAGAACCAGAACACCGTCAAGTACGGCATCAAACTGGCTTCCCCCGAGCTGACCAGCGTGCCCTTCTCCCCCAGCATGTACCTGAACGTCGCCAACCGCATCACCAACGCGGACACGGCCTTCGGCGTGCAGCCCAGCGGCACCAAGACCGAACTGCTCGGCCAGGTCGGCATCAGCCTCAACAACGTGGTCGTGCCCGGCGCCAGCGTCAAGCTCGGCTACGCCTACTACCAGGGCTTCGGCGTGAACAGCAGCAACGGCGGTATCGCTCCGGTCATGATCGGCAGCGCCAACAACGCCTTCAATGCCGCCAGCCCCTACCTGTACGGCTCCAACGCTACCGGTAACGACTCCGCCAAGATGGACGGCGTCTACACCCAGATCGGCTGGAACGGCCTGACCGCCAACTACGGCGTCTTCCGCTACTACGATCTGAACGCCCCCGCCGCCAACGGCGCGCCCACCAGCGTCGCCCAGGGCTTCAAGGTCGGCTACACCTTCAAGTTCTGA
- the tgt gene encoding tRNA guanosine(34) transglycosylase Tgt — MFEFDIQATAGRARVASFTTPRGQVTTPMFMPVGTQGTVKGISPDELHAVGSQMILGNTYHLMLRPGEAMVAAHGGLPGFTAYPGPFLTDSGGFQVMSLGHMRRITEDGVVFKSHLDGSLINLTPERSIQVQEGLGADIIMAFDECPPYPATTEYVKASLERTVRWLERCLNVKSREDQALFPIIQGGTDETLRALSLELTLPVNPHGFAIGGLAVGEPKTEMFPAVAFSTAGLPENKPRYLMGVGHPEDLVAGIALGVDMFDCVYPTRTGRFGYALTDQGRINMNSSAPRTQLQPIDESCDCYACRHYTRAYLAHLVRAEEMLGPRMLSLHNLRYLHRLTERARDAISNGTFHSWARVWADGYFKNGVPEWFSQALQTGETAV, encoded by the coding sequence ATGTTCGAGTTCGACATTCAGGCCACCGCCGGCCGCGCCCGGGTGGCCTCATTCACCACGCCCCGCGGTCAGGTCACCACGCCCATGTTCATGCCCGTAGGCACCCAGGGCACGGTCAAGGGCATCAGCCCGGACGAGCTCCACGCCGTGGGCTCCCAGATGATCCTGGGGAACACATATCATCTGATGCTGCGCCCCGGTGAGGCCATGGTGGCGGCGCACGGCGGTCTGCCGGGCTTCACCGCCTACCCTGGCCCTTTCCTGACGGACTCCGGTGGCTTCCAGGTGATGAGCCTGGGCCATATGCGCCGCATAACCGAGGACGGCGTGGTGTTCAAAAGCCACCTGGACGGCAGTCTGATCAACCTGACGCCAGAACGCAGCATTCAGGTGCAGGAGGGACTCGGCGCGGACATCATCATGGCCTTCGACGAGTGCCCCCCGTATCCAGCGACCACTGAATACGTCAAGGCCAGTCTGGAACGCACGGTGCGCTGGCTTGAGCGGTGCCTGAACGTCAAGAGCCGGGAGGATCAGGCGCTCTTCCCGATCATCCAGGGCGGCACGGACGAGACGCTCCGCGCTCTTAGCCTGGAACTGACCCTGCCGGTCAATCCTCATGGCTTCGCCATCGGAGGCCTCGCGGTGGGCGAACCGAAAACCGAGATGTTCCCCGCAGTCGCCTTCTCCACCGCCGGGCTTCCGGAGAACAAACCCCGCTACCTGATGGGTGTGGGTCACCCGGAGGATCTCGTGGCTGGGATAGCCCTGGGCGTGGACATGTTCGATTGCGTGTACCCGACCCGCACGGGCCGCTTCGGGTACGCCCTGACCGACCAGGGCCGCATTAACATGAATTCCAGTGCGCCGCGCACGCAGCTGCAGCCCATCGATGAGAGCTGCGACTGTTACGCCTGCCGGCATTACACCCGCGCCTACTTGGCCCATCTGGTCCGCGCCGAGGAGATGCTCGGGCCGCGCATGCTCTCCCTGCACAACCTGCGTTACCTGCACCGCCTGACCGAACGGGCCCGGGACGCCATCAGCAACGGCACGTTCCACAGCTGGGCCAGGGTCTGGGCCGACGGGTACTTCAAGAACGGCGTGCCCGAGTGGTTCTCGCAGGCGCTCCAAACCGGCGAAACCGCTGTCTGA
- a CDS encoding S-ribosylhomocysteine lyase, with amino-acid sequence MANVESFDLDHTKVRAPYVRLAGVKTTPRGDKISKYDLRLLQPNQAAIDPAAIHTLEHLLAGYLRDHLKDVVDVSPMGCRTGMYMAVIGEPDEQGVLTAFQAALEDTAAHDCPIPGVSELECGNYRDHDLEAAREHARAALRQGLKIQETILLER; translated from the coding sequence ATGGCAAATGTCGAATCCTTCGATCTGGACCACACGAAAGTCCGCGCCCCCTACGTCCGCCTGGCTGGCGTCAAAACCACGCCCCGCGGCGACAAGATCAGCAAGTACGACCTGCGGCTCCTTCAGCCGAACCAGGCCGCCATCGACCCGGCCGCCATCCACACCCTGGAACACCTGCTGGCCGGTTACCTGCGCGACCACCTGAAGGACGTCGTGGACGTCTCCCCGATGGGCTGCCGCACAGGCATGTACATGGCCGTAATCGGAGAACCCGACGAGCAGGGCGTGCTCACAGCCTTCCAGGCCGCGCTGGAAGACACCGCTGCCCACGACTGCCCTATTCCCGGCGTCAGCGAACTCGAGTGCGGCAACTACCGCGACCATGACCTAGAGGCGGCCCGTGAACACGCCCGCGCCGCGCTGCGTCAGGGCCTGAAGATTCAGGAAACCATCCTTCTGGAGCGCTGA
- the lspA gene encoding signal peptidase II, protein MLRVVPDLGDRVRRLPVWLPALLVALLVGADQALKAWALANLTYGAPPVPVIPGVLDWTLTFNTGAAWSLFSGSTVPLAVGRLLVGLGLLVYLWRRPQPPLPTVLLSMIAAGAIGNAIDGFTQTRGVTDMIHAPFLSFFTRLVGQGDFPIFNLADMCVVLGTIALVVSSFLAERRPKAGALE, encoded by the coding sequence ATACTGCGCGTCGTGCCTGATCTCGGTGACCGTGTACGCCGCCTGCCCGTGTGGCTGCCGGCCCTTCTCGTCGCGCTGCTCGTGGGCGCCGACCAGGCCCTGAAAGCCTGGGCCTTGGCGAACCTGACGTACGGCGCCCCGCCCGTCCCGGTCATTCCGGGGGTGCTCGACTGGACCTTGACGTTCAATACCGGCGCGGCCTGGAGTCTGTTCAGCGGAAGCACGGTTCCGCTGGCGGTGGGGCGCCTGCTGGTTGGGCTGGGCCTGCTCGTGTATCTGTGGCGTCGGCCGCAGCCCCCTTTACCCACCGTGCTGCTGAGCATGATCGCGGCCGGGGCCATCGGGAATGCCATCGACGGGTTCACGCAGACGCGTGGCGTGACGGACATGATTCACGCGCCGTTCCTGAGCTTCTTCACTCGCCTGGTCGGCCAGGGCGACTTCCCGATCTTCAACCTGGCGGACATGTGCGTGGTGCTGGGAACGATCGCGCTGGTCGTGTCGAGCTTCCTGGCGGAGCGCCGCCCGAAGGCTGGGGCGCTGGAGTAA
- the rpmB gene encoding 50S ribosomal protein L28, whose translation MAKVCEVCGKGPIVVNSVIRRGKARAAGGVGRKVTGISKRVQKPNLQVMNVTRGGVSLRVRVCSKCRKSLT comes from the coding sequence ATGGCGAAAGTGTGCGAAGTGTGCGGAAAGGGACCGATTGTCGTGAACTCGGTCATCCGCCGGGGTAAGGCCCGTGCGGCGGGCGGCGTGGGTCGTAAGGTGACGGGCATCAGCAAGCGCGTCCAGAAGCCCAACCTGCAGGTGATGAACGTCACCCGCGGCGGCGTGAGCCTGCGCGTGCGCGTGTGCAGCAAGTGCCGCAAGAGCCTGACCTAA
- a CDS encoding GlsB/YeaQ/YmgE family stress response membrane protein — translation MSWLITILVGALCGWLASMIMNTDGQQGAVANILIGIVGSLLAQAIFGNMLGIGGADVAGAGFSFWSIVWGVVGSVVLIAVLKALRVLR, via the coding sequence ATGAGTTGGCTGATTACTATTCTGGTTGGTGCGCTGTGCGGTTGGCTGGCAAGCATGATCATGAACACGGACGGACAGCAGGGCGCCGTGGCAAACATCCTCATCGGGATCGTCGGCAGCCTGCTCGCCCAGGCGATCTTCGGCAACATGCTCGGCATCGGCGGCGCCGACGTGGCCGGCGCGGGCTTCAGCTTCTGGAGCATCGTGTGGGGCGTGGTGGGCAGCGTGGTGCTGATCGCCGTCCTCAAGGCCTTGCGAGTCCTTCGCTAA
- the thrC gene encoding threonine synthase: protein MPGLLERYRPYLPVTDRTPPLSLHEGSTPLIPAPKLSEALSCELHLKYEGLNPTGSFKDRGMVMAVAKAVEDGADTVICASTGNTSAAAAAYAARAGLKCIVLIPDGNIALGKLAQAMAYGARIVAVQGNFDEALHLVREISAAHPIALVNSVNPHRLQGQKTAAFEIVDDLGEAPDILAIPVGNAGNISAYWMGFREYRSAGKMPGLPRMWGIQAAGAAPLARGVDRVEHPETIATAIRIGAPASAHLARAAVQESGGLFDLVTDDEIMAAYHRIAGEGVFCEPASAAPVAGLLKLHAAGQLKPGQRIVAVLTGNGLKDPQSALRSVAAPVAVPARMDAVLESIL, encoded by the coding sequence ATGCCCGGACTGCTCGAACGTTACCGCCCTTACCTGCCCGTCACCGACCGCACGCCCCCCCTGTCCCTGCACGAGGGCAGCACGCCCCTGATCCCCGCACCGAAACTCAGTGAGGCGCTGAGCTGCGAACTGCACCTGAAGTACGAGGGCCTGAACCCCACCGGCAGCTTCAAGGACCGCGGCATGGTCATGGCCGTCGCCAAGGCCGTGGAGGACGGCGCGGACACCGTGATCTGCGCCAGCACCGGCAACACCAGCGCCGCCGCCGCCGCGTACGCCGCCCGGGCCGGCCTGAAGTGCATCGTGCTGATTCCGGACGGCAACATCGCCCTGGGCAAACTCGCGCAGGCCATGGCCTACGGGGCGCGGATCGTGGCCGTGCAGGGCAACTTCGACGAGGCGCTGCACCTCGTCCGGGAGATCAGCGCCGCCCACCCCATCGCGCTCGTGAACAGCGTGAACCCCCACCGCCTGCAGGGCCAGAAGACGGCCGCCTTCGAGATCGTGGACGACCTGGGCGAGGCGCCCGACATCCTGGCCATCCCGGTGGGGAACGCCGGGAACATCAGCGCGTACTGGATGGGTTTCCGCGAGTACCGCAGCGCCGGGAAGATGCCGGGCCTGCCGCGCATGTGGGGCATTCAGGCCGCAGGCGCCGCCCCCCTGGCCCGCGGCGTGGACCGGGTGGAGCACCCGGAAACGATCGCCACCGCCATCCGCATCGGCGCGCCCGCCAGCGCCCACCTGGCCCGCGCGGCCGTGCAGGAGAGCGGCGGGCTGTTCGACCTGGTCACGGATGACGAGATCATGGCCGCCTACCACCGGATCGCCGGGGAAGGCGTGTTCTGCGAACCGGCCAGCGCCGCGCCGGTGGCGGGCCTGCTGAAACTGCACGCGGCCGGGCAGCTGAAACCCGGGCAGCGGATCGTGGCGGTCCTGACCGGGAACGGCCTGAAGGACCCGCAGAGTGCACTGCGCAGCGTCGCGGCGCCCGTGGCCGTACCGGCCCGCATGGACGCCGTGCTGGAGAGCATCCTGTGA
- the thrB gene encoding homoserine kinase produces the protein MNRAAGAFTVRAPASSANLGPGFDSLGLSVPLHTTLRVTPQATTEIVPLGEELRDTPADESNYLYRAMELAARRAGQPLPPARIEIETEVPLARGLGSSAAALVAGIVAGNELLGRPLDQETVLDVAAREEGHPDNVAPALFGGIVVATLDKLGTHYVRLDPPAHLGVTVLIPDFELSTSKARAVLPKEYSRADAVHALSHAALLAAALSVGRLDLLRHAMQDYIHQVWRAPLVPGLSDILEHAHRHGALGAALSGAGPTVLCFHDQREPTERLHTYLRDVLHRSGLTGRVLDLPIDTQGTVVTPA, from the coding sequence GTGAACCGCGCCGCGGGGGCGTTCACCGTGCGCGCCCCGGCCAGCAGCGCCAATCTGGGGCCCGGGTTCGACAGCCTGGGCCTGAGCGTGCCGCTTCACACCACCCTGCGCGTAACGCCGCAGGCCACCACCGAAATCGTGCCCCTCGGGGAGGAGTTGCGGGACACGCCCGCCGACGAGAGCAACTACCTGTACCGGGCGATGGAGCTGGCCGCCCGCCGCGCCGGGCAGCCGCTGCCGCCGGCACGGATCGAGATCGAGACGGAGGTGCCGCTGGCCCGCGGGCTGGGCAGCAGTGCCGCCGCGCTCGTCGCGGGCATCGTGGCCGGGAACGAGCTGCTGGGCCGTCCGCTGGACCAGGAAACCGTGCTGGACGTCGCGGCGCGGGAGGAAGGCCACCCGGACAACGTCGCCCCGGCGCTGTTCGGGGGGATCGTCGTGGCGACGCTGGACAAGCTGGGCACCCACTACGTGCGCCTCGATCCGCCCGCGCACCTGGGCGTGACCGTGCTGATCCCGGACTTCGAGCTGAGCACCAGCAAGGCCCGCGCGGTGCTGCCCAAGGAGTACAGCCGCGCCGATGCCGTGCACGCCCTGTCGCACGCCGCGCTGCTGGCCGCGGCGCTGAGCGTGGGCCGCCTGGACCTGCTGCGGCACGCCATGCAGGACTACATCCATCAGGTGTGGCGCGCGCCGCTGGTGCCGGGCCTGAGCGACATCCTGGAGCACGCCCACCGGCACGGGGCGCTCGGGGCGGCCCTGAGTGGCGCCGGCCCGACCGTGCTGTGTTTTCACGACCAGCGGGAACCCACGGAGCGCCTGCACACCTACCTGCGGGACGTGCTGCACCGCAGCGGCCTGACCGGGCGGGTGCTGGACCTGCCCATCGACACGCAGGGCACGGTCGTCACGCCCGCCTGA
- a CDS encoding MarR family winged helix-turn-helix transcriptional regulator produces MPHAPIPAPALEAFFLAFWDAWRGVGRTLEAELERELSLDLRAYLTLAVVNDQPPEACQPALLAELLGVPRYEMSRVLAGLEKQGLIVRQESARDARRVEVSLTPEGLEATHAALAVAHRVTQPVLSPLGTPAIEHMTAQLRQVAQLVQVAPPVPVT; encoded by the coding sequence ATGCCGCACGCACCCATCCCGGCACCGGCACTCGAGGCCTTTTTCCTGGCGTTCTGGGACGCCTGGCGGGGCGTGGGCCGCACCCTCGAGGCCGAACTGGAGCGCGAACTGAGCCTGGACCTGCGGGCCTACCTGACGCTGGCGGTCGTGAACGACCAGCCGCCCGAGGCCTGCCAGCCGGCCCTGCTGGCCGAGCTGCTGGGCGTGCCGCGCTACGAGATGAGCCGCGTGCTGGCCGGTCTGGAAAAGCAGGGGCTGATCGTCCGGCAGGAGTCAGCGCGCGACGCCCGACGCGTGGAGGTCAGCCTCACCCCCGAGGGGCTGGAAGCCACCCACGCGGCGCTGGCGGTCGCGCACCGGGTCACGCAGCCGGTCCTGAGCCCACTGGGCACCCCGGCGATCGAGCACATGACCGCCCAGCTGCGGCAGGTGGCGCAACTCGTGCAGGTCGCGCCGCCAGTCCCGGTGACCTGA
- a CDS encoding asparaginase translates to MNDSPQPPSTPGLRLAVIHTGGTIASRPNPHGPGVVPQSAPSVPGLPNVQVTEFQPFTLPSPHVTPAHMLQVAQLIESVAGTHDGIVVTHGTDTLEETAFALHLLLRADTPVVLTGSMRHAAEVSWDGPGNLLDAAQIALHPATRGRGPLVAFGGDIYDARTVTKVHSTAVEAFGGYPGPIGRIDRVEGAPLIRFFANPEPRVAFTPAALTARVDVLYAYAGWTGEGFEAAARDADGLVIAALGTGNLPAELLPLIQDTDRPVVIATRTHAGPILPVYGYAGGGATLVQAGAIPASFLNAHKARLLLMILLSLGLDRAAIRRVFVDDPF, encoded by the coding sequence GTGAACGACTCGCCCCAACCCCCCTCCACGCCGGGCCTGCGCCTCGCTGTGATTCACACGGGCGGCACCATCGCCAGCCGCCCCAACCCGCACGGGCCGGGCGTGGTGCCGCAGTCGGCGCCCAGCGTGCCGGGCCTGCCGAACGTGCAGGTCACGGAATTCCAGCCGTTCACGCTGCCCAGCCCGCACGTGACGCCGGCGCACATGCTGCAGGTCGCGCAGCTGATCGAATCGGTCGCCGGCACGCACGACGGGATCGTGGTCACGCACGGCACCGACACGCTGGAGGAAACGGCGTTCGCGCTGCACCTGCTGCTGCGCGCCGACACCCCGGTCGTCCTGACCGGCAGCATGCGCCACGCCGCGGAAGTCTCCTGGGACGGCCCCGGGAACCTGCTGGACGCCGCGCAGATCGCCCTGCACCCCGCCACGCGCGGGCGGGGTCCGCTGGTCGCGTTCGGCGGCGACATCTACGACGCGCGCACCGTCACGAAGGTGCACAGCACGGCCGTGGAGGCTTTCGGCGGGTACCCGGGCCCGATCGGCCGCATCGACCGGGTGGAGGGCGCGCCCCTGATCCGCTTCTTCGCGAACCCGGAACCGCGCGTGGCGTTCACGCCAGCTGCCCTCACGGCCAGGGTGGACGTCCTGTACGCGTACGCCGGCTGGACCGGCGAGGGTTTCGAGGCGGCCGCGCGGGACGCCGACGGGCTGGTCATCGCCGCACTCGGCACCGGGAACCTGCCCGCAGAACTGCTGCCGCTGATTCAGGACACCGACAGGCCCGTGGTGATCGCCACGCGCACGCACGCCGGGCCGATCCTGCCGGTGTACGGCTACGCGGGCGGCGGCGCGACGCTGGTACAGGCGGGTGCGATTCCCGCCAGCTTCCTGAACGCCCACAAGGCCCGGCTGCTGCTGATGATCCTGCTGAGCCTCGGCCTGGACCGCGCCGCGATCCGCCGGGTGTTCGTGGACGACCCCTTCTGA
- the hemC gene encoding hydroxymethylbilane synthase codes for MRTVTVGTRGSTLALAQTRWVVARLKEEWPDTDFRIQTITTKGDKDRQALGQLAQKGDKGFWVKEIEDALLQSRIDIAVHSLKDLPTEQPEGLEVASIPKRVDARDVLIGKEGMKRLADLPQGARVGTSSVRRRAFLKAFRPDLQVIDLRGNIDTRLAALAGEEYDAIILAAAGLIRTEMRNRIDEFVEPDILLPAPGQGALALETRADDDLTIEVAYAIHDHLTDDRITAEREFLAGLGAGCMAPVGAHASVKGGVLTLEGWVAALDGSKVIRATSAGEPSECADLGAELAADMLDQGAAALIEAAREG; via the coding sequence ATGCGTACGGTGACCGTAGGGACGCGCGGCAGCACGCTCGCGCTCGCTCAGACCCGGTGGGTCGTGGCCCGCCTGAAGGAGGAATGGCCGGATACGGACTTCCGCATTCAGACCATCACGACCAAAGGGGACAAAGACCGCCAGGCCCTGGGACAGCTCGCCCAGAAGGGCGACAAGGGCTTCTGGGTCAAGGAGATCGAGGACGCCCTGCTGCAGAGCCGGATCGACATCGCCGTGCACAGCCTCAAGGACCTGCCCACCGAGCAGCCTGAGGGTCTGGAGGTCGCCAGCATTCCCAAGCGCGTGGACGCCCGGGACGTGCTGATCGGCAAGGAAGGCATGAAGCGCCTCGCGGACCTGCCGCAGGGGGCCCGGGTGGGCACCAGCAGCGTGCGCCGGCGCGCGTTCCTGAAGGCCTTCCGCCCGGACCTGCAGGTGATCGACCTGCGCGGGAACATCGACACGCGCCTCGCGGCGCTCGCCGGCGAGGAGTACGACGCGATCATCCTAGCGGCCGCCGGCCTGATCCGCACGGAGATGCGCAACCGCATCGACGAGTTCGTCGAACCCGACATCCTGCTGCCCGCCCCCGGGCAGGGCGCGCTGGCGCTGGAAACCCGCGCGGACGACGACCTGACCATCGAGGTCGCGTACGCCATCCACGACCACCTCACCGACGACCGCATCACCGCCGAACGCGAGTTCCTGGCGGGGTTGGGCGCCGGGTGCATGGCGCCGGTCGGGGCGCACGCCAGCGTGAAGGGCGGCGTGCTCACCCTGGAAGGGTGGGTGGCGGCGCTGGACGGCAGCAAGGTGATCCGCGCGACCAGCGCCGGCGAGCCCAGCGAGTGCGCCGACCTGGGCGCGGAACTCGCGGCGGACATGCTGGACCAGGGCGCGGCCGCGCTGATCGAAGCGGCCCGCGAAGGCTGA